AACAGGGAGGCATTGCAGATTGAAGAATGGTTTGAGCCAACTAAGTGCCAAAAATACAGACAAGTAGCAAGGCCAAAGCTGCCATGGGGTGTTCCCCTTCACCCCTCCATTTAGTGAGGCAGGAGATCTGAGCTCTGGTCCTGCAGCTTCACCTGCAAAGCCCTTGGCATTCATTCACTGGCCGCTGGAGGTTCAAATGTACCAGACAACTGATTACAGAAGGCATGCACTCTCCCTTGTCTGACTTTCCCTCTGCAGCCCATTTACCTTGGCCTAAGCTCCCCACAACTACTTACTGCACATTCAAACTGCTGGGGCTGCGacccaccctccccaccacatTTAAAGcactttctgcctcagtctccaagtgttggaattatagcCCCATGAATAGGCGGTTTTATCTGCTGATGACTGACCCTCCAGGACTTTATGCATGCTAAGTTAGTTCTCCACACTGTCACATCTTAGTAAACACCGAAAATTAGATCTTTATAAATACCAATTAAAGACATCCATGATACTCACTATATTAAACTTGACAACTGCCAAGCAATTGAAATTCGATGCATGTTGAGAATACTGTACATGAAGACACTCTTCATATTACTGCACTTATTTCTAGACTGTAGCTGCAGAGTAAGGGATGCTACACTGTCTTGGTACAAGCCACACTTATACCACAAAATGTTTTAGCAACTCTTTCCTAAAAGGGTTAAAGGCCAGGATAGGAATTAAGACACAAACTATTTTCAGAATATGAAAATTTATTATTGCATTTCCGCTGTCAAAATTTAGGATCTTGGTCTTTCCTTCTTGCCTTTGTACAGGGCCAAAAGGGACACATTGGCTACTTTAACAACCTTAAAGCGGACTCCAGGAATATCACCTACAGCATGACCTTTTCGACCAAATCCAGCAACCAGAACTTCATCGTTTtcctgaaataaaatataaagcccATCTTAGGTATCAGTAGCAATTAAATGCACACCAATTAAAAGGAACTGCCCATttgccagattaaaaaaaaaaaacaaaaacgaaagcACGTAGGAAAAAGCCACCCCACAAGCAGAAGTACAGACTGACACTCACCTCAATGAAGTTCAAGCAGCCATCGTTGGGCACGAAAGCTGTGATCTTCTTGCCGTTCTTGATGAGCTGCACCCTGACACACTTCCTGATGGCAGAATTTGGCTGTTTGGCTTCAACCCCTCTGAAACAGCAAGGGCGCATGTGAGTGCACGAAGTTCCCCCCCCCTCTCAATCCGCTCTTAAATCCCTCCGATGCAATGATTTCAACTAAGTTTTTGTTCATCCTGAGTCCCCTCCACGCCAACAGTAGAGAACTTCTAGCTCCTTTGGAGTTGCAAAACCGAGGAAACAAGGGATTCCGATTTTAACTAATTTGTCAaaactacacaaaataattgcTATTTTAAAGTCAATGCTTccaggctgggcatgatggcccatgcctttaatcccagcactgagaggcagaggcagggggacctcTGTATGTTCTAATAACCAccgagttctgggacagccagagttgctacaaagagaaaccttgtctcggaaagcaaaacaaacaaaaataataaaataattttaaaaagccaacgCACCAGCTGCATCTCAACCCCCCCAAAAGATCTTAAGAATGTACCAGATGGCTGGGTACGTATTTTAAACAGTCCTCACACTGTTCGATATGGGCTCTATTATCAGTCGTCTTCTCCCATTCCTTCCAGACCCATGCTGAAATAAGAAACCTTTAGTCATCCAATTCTGAGAACTAATCCTAACATAAACACGGGtaccttccatccttcctccctaaAAACCCACACCAACGTGGCCTCACATCTTTTAGTTTTGAAGAATGAGTTCTTCGTTCTCAGTGGCGATCACACAACGCCTTTCGGGAGCAGCCCCTTCACTTACACTTTTTCCAGCACGATTCCCTTGGCATGGGAGGCACCTCCAAACGGATTGGCCTTCAGGGCTGTGCCCAAGTGGGCTTTCTTGTATTGCTTATCATGCCACTTCTGGTCCCGCCGGTGGCTGCGGAGCTTCCTGGCAGTGCGGAGACCGCGACACTTGCCTGGAAATAAAACATCACTTGGGTCCGCTTGGCCAACCCGAGCCTTGGCTGGATGGGCCCTGGACACCGGGGGGGGTCCTGCCGCTCACCGTAGTCCGGGGGCCACTTACCCGCGCAATTCCCTAGTTAACTCGGAGACGTGCACGCACCCCCCGGCCGTGGCCCTTCAGCCGATGTAAACTTCCCGCGCACGGCTccggagcggcggcggcggccgggcaAGGCGGCCCGCAGGCCGCATCAGCCCTTCGCGCGGCCACGTGCCCGCGGGACGGAGCTTCCTCACCCGGCCTCCGCCGCAGCGCACCCCCGCTCCCCGCTCTCTCGGCCCACGACGGACCGTGCCCCGAGCCCCGGGTCCCTCCCGCGGACCCTCAGCCCGGCCCCGCAGAGCTCACCCATCCTGCCGGCGCCACGGGcccgagagaaagagagagacggCGCAGGAAGGACCCACAAGGCACTGCGCGAGGCCCCGCCCAGCCGAGGACCCCGTGCGGCCGTCCGAGCGGCGCCTGTGCCGATACGGGAGCCTCCTTTGGAAACGACTCAGTGCTCCTACTCGTCTGAGACACGGCtcagttttatttaattgtttttatcaAATTCAAAGCGATCTAGTTTACGTTGTTATCTCCTTTGCAGGCCAATAACAAGGCTAGAGGACTATGGACTACCAATCCCAGAAATCTGTGCGCTAAATACTCACTGCGCAGGCGTCCCAGGCAACCCTCGCGGGCACAGGGCTGGGCGGTGCTAGTTCGGAGGGGGCGGGGTGAGACGTCTTGACGTCACTGAGCGGCCGTGACCTGAGCTGTATTTGGGCAAAGATTTTTCTGAGGCTCACTCTTTAATGTGCTGCACAGTAAGTTGTTAGTATTAGTGAGGCAGTGATAAAAAGAATccaaccagggctggagagatggctcagaggttaagagcactgactgcttttccagaggtcctgagatcaattcccagcaaccacatggtgccctcttctggcctgcagtcatatatgctgtatacataataaataaataaaaaaaaaaaaaaaaaaaaaaaaatccaaccagccgggcggtggtggctcatgcctttagtcccagcactcgggagatagagccaggcggatctctgtgggttcgaggctagcctggtctacagagtgaaatccagcaaaggcgcaaggctacacagagaaaccctgtctcaaaaacaaacaaacccagccaGATGTTAGCTTTAAAGAGTGAGCTGACGTTTCCTGGTTGTGCGTCCTTGCCTgattcctttaattccagtaccttTACAACCTGAGTTTCTCCtggaaagtgaaataaatataagGTTTTTCTGGGATGTTGAGTCACTTAACAACTTTTAGTATCTTTGCACTGGGGATTTGCCAGTTAAGAGAATGAAGATTTCTGCTCATGTAAAGTTCATGTTCTAGGTGTGAAGGGACagactaaaaatttaaaaaaaaaattttttacataCTGACAAAtgtattagaaaaaaacaatttagtagtgcgtgtgtgtgtgtgtgtgtgtgtgtgtgtgtgtgtgtgtgtgtgtggttagctTTATCGGGTACTTTAAGAATGCAACACTGTAGGGTAATTTAAGGTGGGAGCCTATAGTTCGCATGGGATACAGCCTTCCAGGAAAAGTGGTTCTCGATCAGTAGACCTGAGAGGTCAATGAATAGTGAGCCGAGGTGGCTCTGGAGGCCTGGGTGTTACATGGTACACAGAACTTTCCCACAGTAAAGCTTTCTAAAACTCCTGTGGTGACCAAGTACTACTTTAAAGTTTGAAGCTGGGGGATTCTTAAATAAGATTTGTGGTTTTCTGAGAGACAAAAACAGATGAGTCCGGGAAACACTAAGGAAAGTGTAATTGTAAAAAGAGGTGATGGCGACTGGGATGCTCACTCGGTGGAGGTGCTGAAGTCACTGGATTGGTTATACTGGTTTGTGGTAAAGCCAACAGGATTTTCTGAGCACTGGATTCTGAATCAGAAGGAAAACCGAAAAGAATGTGTGATCGGCTGATTAGACTTTCAGTACTGTGGGGAGATTGGAATGTTGCAAGCTACCTCACTTGAGCTCAttttagcgctctctctctctctctctctctctctctctctctctctctctcttcttttggtttttttcaagacagggtttctctgtgtagctttggagcctatcctaggactcactctgtagaccaggctggcctccaactcacggagatccgcctgcctctgcctcccgagtgctgggattaaaggcgtgaggcaccaccgcccggctcattttagCTCTCTTAACAGCCTTTCCTGGCCCATCTCTGTGTTGGAACTAACATCTTGTAACCAATAGATAAAAACCTGCTCCCACCAATcaatccaaaagctaagaatgtcattgGATAGCATCTTGGGCCTCTAGAAAAGCTTCCCCCGTCTTGATGTATCTACCTCTTCGTGTACCCCCCGAATCTGTTttaacttgccttgatttatgacttttttgttgtGTAAAACTGTGTAAACACTTCATGAATCTGCTCCCAAACTGGAATATGGAATTTGGGGTAAgttaaatctgtgttcctggaccACGGTCACTCAGAATGACTCCAGAATAAAGGTCCCTTATTCCTTTAAGATGAGAGCTGTGACTTTGACCTCACCATGAGTTCACTACCGCCTCTTGAGCTTGCACTTGAGCAACTGTATTAGTAAGCGGGAAAAGTTGAAAATATCTTGTTGAGTCACGGTGCCACAcagtacaggctggccttgaactgatcctcctgcctcagtatcctgAGTGTTGTGATACAGGCATGAATAACCACACACCTGGTTTGGAAGAACATACATGCTCTGTTTTGCATGGGTTCAGTTTCACATCCAGAGATGTGAAGTGGGTAAGTAACCCTAAGAACAGATATTGAAAACTGTGGCTCTGAGTGACACCACAGAAAGATGAACAACTGGGGACATATACATACCCAAGCCAGCCTCTAGTTAAATGGTGTGATGATGTAGACAACAGGTACCTTCTGTTTTGGAGATCTCTCAGAGACATAGGAAGACCACCGTGATGATATTGTCTCAGACAAATACATGGTTGGAAGTCAGTAACCCCTTTTacaaatggctcagtcagtgctCCGTGACTAACatcattttgatcacattctgatgTGAACAAGTACTTCATTTCCTTTGCCTAGACAAGGCCAGAGGCCTGCTGTTATAAGGAAATCCTGTTACAACTTAAAGAAGCTAGTCAGAAGCTATATacaagaaaatctctctctctctcaatagagATGTGCTAAAATAACCAAGAGTCCCTTATGTCACACAGTCGATCACAGACTCTCAACTAAGCCTGACCACTTTCTGAGTTCTAACTCAACAGCGTAACTTCTTTGAtttcctctttcccatctctcttttCTAGACCCCGGCCAAGTCCTAATCTGGACTACCATGACAGTCGAAGCACCCAGCTCCACTCAGGGCTCTCAGAGTC
The Peromyscus leucopus breed LL Stock chromosome 11, UCI_PerLeu_2.1, whole genome shotgun sequence DNA segment above includes these coding regions:
- the Rps23 gene encoding 40S ribosomal protein S23 gives rise to the protein MGKCRGLRTARKLRSHRRDQKWHDKQYKKAHLGTALKANPFGGASHAKGIVLEKVGVEAKQPNSAIRKCVRVQLIKNGKKITAFVPNDGCLNFIEENDEVLVAGFGRKGHAVGDIPGVRFKVVKVANVSLLALYKGKKERPRS